ATAGTATTTTCGCAAACCTGCAAGAAATAAACGAGTTTGATAAATATTCCATTTGACTAACTGCATCgatttaattataaacttgataattaacttataattaatagaattcatcaaaataattaagCAATTGtcaaagtttaattaattaattatatagagtTATATATAGCTAGATACGTACCTTCTGAGAGCTTCTTCATTAGTTTCATGGCCAGAACGCTCGAAAAGTCCAGTTTCCAAATTCACCCTAGAAACTGGCTCTTTTAGCAATTCTTCACCAACTTTCACAAGATCATCCAAATTCTTCTTTGTGGCTATGTCCACAGAAGAGATATCCCCAGTCAACTTGTCGTCCTGTAAATGCATGAATTAGAAAGGTTGAATTGATAAAAAGGCTTttgaattaattcatatattcattatatatattggcatgcatgcatgtatccGTACGTTTATGGAGAAATATTGGCGgccatgaataataataataaaaatatatacctgAATCCGTAGATAGCTTTGCTCTGACTGAAGGGCTTTGAAAACAACAGAAAGGTGCAAGTCGACCATATCCGCACTTGCTTGTGTAAATATATCGACAATAGGTGTGGAACCACCATTGGTTAGCCAGCTCAAAATGCCCCACTTAGCTGCCTCATGcgcattaaatttattttcaacttttgaAGATCCAGTTCCTAATGATATTACCAGAAACTTTCCGTAGTCCATCGGTTGCATGGGAAGGAAGTCTGTATTTCCTTTAGTGACCTCCTTTATTACTTCACCGATGGCAAGCAAAgcctagaatattatttaatgcaCAAATAGTAAGTTAATCttctaaagaaaaaggaaatgggAATTTAGATTTCTTTGCATGTGTAGGCCGATATATGatatcatatgatatatatgtatacgtACGTACCGGATTATTTGCAGCAACGCCACCGTCTACTAGGTTAAAGTCTCGAACTTTTCCTGCGGGGTCTTTGGTTTGAAAGTAATGAGCGGGAAGATAAGTTGGTGCTGCTGAGGTTGCGATGCATATGTCCGAGAGTAAGGCATCTGAGCTTGGGTTTCTCTTCACCTGGTGCATGGAAAATTAATCAGATTAAAATTGGAAGTTATAATTAGAACTGAGCTCCATTAAATTGAAGGTTACAACTTTCTAGAGCTAACTCATTAATGGCCATCAAGAACATCGTAATCCTCATTTCGCTCGTGAATGGACAATATGGAAACGTacgtgattttaaatatatagtagttCTACGTACCTCGTAGCTGGAGAAGACAGTTGGCTGGAGCCGCTTGATGTCAAATGTTGGGATGACAATATTGGTCAATGTCTGGTGCAACCTTGTGCTTCCAAGTTTTTCCTTGACAAGGCTGTGTAGATACTTGCCATCGTATTTTGGTCCGGATAAAGCTTTCATAATCTTTGTAATATGAGGGAACCATGGACAACTGGAATTCAAATATATCATGATCGAGTTCATGTTAATGACTGTAAAACGAGTTGTGGATCAATtgaatacaataaaaataaataaatagagttcaCCTGTTTTGTGGGAATATTTTAGGGCATTGGTTTAGGTAGAAGTCCTTAATATCCTTGGCGGCAAACAAGGGTCGGTTCTTTTCATTTGGGCTTGTCAGCATGGCAGTCACAAGACCGCCTGTGCTTGTTCCTGCAATCACATCAAAGTAATCTGCGATTCTTGCATCTTCACCGTCCAGTTTCTGCACCATaaccaaacaaattaagataTAAATCTAAATAATGTACATATGTTTTTGTGTTTCTATACTAATTAATGTATGGGTGTTTCCGCTTGCGTActgtgcatgcatatataattaatatatggtgtATGGAATGGATCAGCATCATTGAGtcgactaaaaataaaaatggaatgcGTGATATTCTGAACGTGGAATATGCTCTAACTCAtattaacatgcatgcatgcattttgctAGAGTAATATATTCGACCTGCAGCTCAGATTCTAAAAAGCTAAGGATAGTTCCTGGGATAACTCCTCTAATTCCACCACCATCAATGCTGAGAACGGTGATCAGTTTTCCAAAAGTTGAAGGCTGCAAGGCTACATTTGTTGTTGCCATGGAGAATAAGGTACAGATATCAGTGAGCTCGAGCGAGAGAGagtcacagagagagagagagagagagagagagagagatcttaagAGCCTTTGAAATTAGGATTTTGCGATCTTGATATCATTTTAACAAGAATTGTAAGGTATTTATAGGCTCATGATTCcaaattccaacaatataatGCGTAGTACGTGTAAGGGATCACGATTCACGACCTTGAAAAAGTCATCACCAGATCATAAACATTCTTCAACTTGATCTCGTTTGTGCTTTCTTGGATATGTCGCGCGTACTTGTTCATATTAGACCAAGTTAATTGTCAACAATTGAAAAACTCAGTCAATTCTAACTTGTATGCCTTGGCATAAAAATGGTCCAATATTTACTGGTCATGGACAATGAGACATCATGCATTATACAGTACTTAACGTATGTGAGAATAGTAGGTGTGACTTGAGAGAATTTGGTAAGAATGATAGGTGAATGCAATAAAGCCAACGTGGGGCTAGTTAGGTCTGCTAGCATGGGGTACGGGGATCGGATCAGCTACATATGATCCCCAACTAAAGTCAATAATTATAAATTCCctatatatcatgtgtatagAAATTACAATTCAAGAACTAAAGGGAActccaattacatttaaacgcGTAAAATCTTGTTTCTCAAAAGGCGGCAATCGAAGAAATCAACGACGAATAGCAAGGTCAATTTCGGGTACTGACGATTACTTGCAGAGATGATCATTTGAGTCGCAAGAAATCAAGAATTCAATAAACTAAGCTGGTAcctatatatttcaattttaactAGTACGTAACTTCAACTATACAATATGATAAGTTCATGCGACCTTTGAGTACAAAATGGGAAAAGTTCATCTTATCCAGTTCATGATCTTAAACCATGCATGCTTTATATATGATTGAATTAAGTACCTTAAAGCATATAAATATGATCTTAATTCACGTCTTTCAGGCCTATTAATGCATTTCATGATCTGAAAACATCATGTACAATTTGAATTATGAATCATAGATAAGTATGTTTTATAGAATTATGCAAAATAAACGTGATGATAACCCTAGTTCTAATTAGTAAATCCAAGGGAAAAGGAACACTTTTTGAGCGTTTTTCTTTTCTgagtttatatgaatttttaccCCCTAATCTACATATCCTATATACGTACGAacatataaacaatattattaaagagtaacaaattttttttttttttggttctttgttccttaattaattctctctttatatttttcctAGATATTTCCTTTATTGCTTGTTAAACTACGGCCGCAAGTACTgaaaatccaaatatatatcGAAGTCCTCCTAATTAAAGGTTGCCGTCAATATTAATGATCGCCGATTCCCAGATCCTGATCATGTTCAATTACCTTCTTTTAAGTTTTCGATcagaaatagatatatatgaaattgaGTGGTACTGCCGTTAATATTTAAGGCCGTAAATCTtgaacaattaattaatatggatATAATAATTGAGCCAGAAGAAGCTTAATCCGCACGTGAAATGATCAGGCTCCATCTACTTAATCTGCATGAACTTCATCTTTTCAGATACTGAGATCAGATACTCATGCGAATATTTCATCGATCGATCGATTAATTCCATATATAATGATCTGTTATATCTTGGGCCGGGGTTATATATCTTTCCATTTTCCAGTTTTTTATGTCTGCAAACTGAAACTGCCAGGATGCATCTCGATCGGAAATGATCGGTCATACTAACCAGAGATCGATGCATGGCAGCCGGAAATCGTACATGAGAGATCAATATTTAGAAGCATCGATCTGTTTATTTAGAATCactactacaagaaaactgtttatttatgaccagctattttttttttaaataattatttttttattaaaatgagtctgatTTTATTCTAGTCCAAAACCATGCTCATAGCAAATTATAAGTTTAAGGGTTACTTAAAACTCTAAAGAAAATGTACCTTAAGTATTCCCGCCTGTCACGCGGGTGACCCGGGTTCGATCCCCGGCAACGGCgaggttttatatttttaaattgttcgTTCCTAAGCCCTTTATATGGTAACTGTTTTTGCACTCATAATCTTTTATTTGATGGATGAAGATTGTGGATCAAGAAATTATTGCTTACGTTCATCTTTGCTTACATTAACGTACTTTTAAAATCTGATAATTCTCCCGGCGGCCCACTTAATTAGCAACCCCGGCCCTTAATCAAGGTGATGACCGGATTTCACGGTTTGCTTATGAACAATACAGATCAGTGGAACGCGTGTGGGTTTACCGGCGGCCGTCTCAAGCTGTCATTGTTACAAGGTGGCCAGTCCGGGAACTTAGTGGACATTAACTTAGactatatataggaaaaaagaGCCGAATGAATATATATGCACGTAGATCATGTTCCGTATGCATGCAGCATGCGTTTCTAGTTATTTTAACTTCTGGGAAACAAAGGAATTAATATTGTCTTCTTCTTAGAATAAAAGAATGGAATGAAATTTGACCAATATCAAGCCTGCTTCAGACTTTTCATAATAATtggtttagattcagagataagataatatggttttagatgaaaattaaaagttaaaaaaatatcattaaaatattattttttaatattattattattttggaatttaaaaaaaattgaattgtttattatattttacgtaaaaatttaaaaaattatttataatgataagatgagatgaaacaattTCCGAATCATGGGGCCTAATAGTGCTGCTTATTATGCCTGATCTTTATGTTACTGCACATGCAGTAGGGTCTTTGCTAGTGGTCAtgttacaaatattaatactaatctTCCATTTTACTTGATATCTATCAAATCATCAAGTTAGAATCCGAACATGAACTAATCTTCCTTATCAATCATCCTTACTGTTCAAGCAAGAATGTCGATCGTTTTCACGTTCATGATTTGCTTATGTTTCAAATTACACGCGGTGACATGAATTAGTGCAAGAACCATGTAAATTCAAAATAGGAACTAACTCTCTGCAGGCCTGAGTACTTTAATTTCATCTGTCGTCTgaagcatatataaatatatatatatatatatatatatatcaatattggaTCGAAAAAGTACACCCCAGAACAAGTTGTTACGTGCATAATCTTGGCAAATGGGCTAACTTTATCGGTAATTCTTCTTTCCTTATCGGTATGTTGGATTGATACTGAAAAATACCCAACTTTAATCCCttctttttctattcatttttgccaacaaagaaaaaagaatattctcTGATCAAAACCACCCCAGCTGAGAAAGGTAGACGTgcgggttttcttttcttctgttCCTATTTGTAATGCATTGATCATAGAAAACGAAGAGAAAATACGCAGTAAAGTTCAAGGAAAGACAGATAAATTAGTATCAAACCTATTTTTTCTATACAGCAAACAGCCTTCAATATCATTCACCAACCTCCTAACCAGAAAGTAAAAATGAATggacaaataataataaaaaaaagagttgaaaacCAAAAATTTACCTAGAAGGAAGGGACTGAAAGAagattaattaatcaaatatatatcaaacaCACACATGGCCACCATCACAACTGCAACTGTCATTGCTGCTGCTTATACTGCCGTGTTGGCGAGGTGTGGTGCTGAGGCAACAACACATGAGACCCACCAGCAACATGAACCCCCATGCCGACGCCAAAGCTTGCGCCCAGTTCAGGTAATGATGACCCATGTTTAATTCAAAGCTCTTTTGCTCCAATTTGTGAACCTTTCTAGATCTGTTTGATTTCTCATCGAACGATCATCTCAAGGAAGCAACAAGCTTGCTTTCTTGCTTCTTCTGCTCATTACAGGGCTGATGCTGACTGCCCGTCGAATAAATCGTGGTATCTTCTGTTTAGAGACACACAGAATGATGCTGATCCTGGAGAGAAGGATTTGAGATATAATTAGTGATGCACATGGGCTGAGCTTGAACGAGGCCGAAATAACATGGGCCAGCCTGTGAATTCAACAGTAACAGTATACGGAAATGTCCCAACTGTTCATCTTTTCAAGATTTTATCATCATTTCCTTTACCagaaaactaaaagaaataaaaagaacctCACTTGAGAAAGCAACTCTAAAGCaatgctttattttttgttataggGAATGCTACTCTTTTATGCGCAACGTGACCCGCAtcccaaaccccccccccctgTTTATGctcagaaagagagagaaaaagaaagggacgCTCTTTATCAAAGATGTACATCATAGGAAATAAAGATGCATTCGCATGCAAAAGCtgacatttgattttattccaTGTCATATTGGAACCCACCAATCCATTCATCACTGTTATgcaaagagaaaaattaataataccGTGTGATAGCACGATCAAAGGATTGCTTGCTCTAGTCCCCGCCCCTTTCGGCAGACAGACATGGGATTGACTTTTTCAAGTCCAATGCCGGAAATCGAGCTTACCTTTGACCCCTTGTAACCCTCTGTTCCTCGTTGCTTACTAGTTTTAAACTGATATTTTAAACAAAGCATATTTAAGGTAGCCTTGCTATTATAGCCAAATGCTTGAGGTGAAAAAATACGAGGACGTGGACAGGATTTAATTGAGGTCAGAGTATCGTCAACCACGAAAGAAATTGAGTGGTTGGGTTGGAACTTAAAGCTAACGCAGTGCAGCTGGCGATCCAAATGACGTTGGCGTGTAATGGTGTAAGAGACAAGTCATCATGAAaagcataataattaaaagaaacaaGGGTTGCATCATCGATGTCATGAGCCAGTACACAatgcaaaaggaaaaaggaaactTTGATTCTGACCTGACAAGGAAATTAATGGCTTCACCTCCAAGTTGTGTCGAATTCTCTATAGAAGGAATGCGGGGGTTCCCGCTCTGGAAGTAAAAGAAAACCCCACCTTAAAGAGTCACCAAGTGAGTTTAAAGGCGACACGGAAGccatttcttttcaacattctttgctttgctttttcATCATCTGAGAGCTGGCAGCGCCAAGGATAATCCCTTCTGTCTTGCACATCGACGAAAGGCTTCGACTTTTGTAACAGGTTGAATGTAAatggaaaatgaaaggaatGTACATGATGATAAATTGTATGATTTCACTGTAATTTCTGTAAAAACAAAGCCTTCTTCGATAACTAGACAGAGACAGACTACAAATACtagtaaagaaaaaatactaaaatgccCTCTGTTCTATTTTATTACATCAGGTAAAAAGCAAACATGAAATAAACGGGCCCATGATTCCGAGACTAAGGCCATGACTGCTTCTACTGCAATGCTCATTGCCTTTCCTACCGTGTTGGCCCACGAAAGCCCACTATTAGTTTACCTCTAGGGTTCCTTAGATTCCCAACCGTAAGCCGTTCCCAAGTTGCCTCTTCTTCCCTCACAAACCCTTCTGCCCCCAGTACTCCTCATGCCGTGCCATGGTTGTGTAAAACAGACCTCCCTACATGCATTTGACCAGGAAATATGTCTATCTCAATCCCACCTGACTTTGTTCTTACCATGCACAAGCTCCAATTATACCATCCATGCATTTTCTGGAATTTTTTAACACTTCGGAAAACATGCATATAACCGAAACATAAAACCACCTCATTCAACCACACCTGATCAGTTAACAAAATGAACAAGGAAAActtaaaaggggaaaaaagataCTACCATCCATACAGGCAACTGGATGACAAATTTCTACTAAGCAATATCGAATCCTGTCACAAACTGGGGTTGGCATTTAAGGTGTGCCCCGATATCCCAGCAACATTTGTGCTTACCGCATATAAATGCTCCATGGTTTATTCTACATACGAGTAACAAATGAAAACAGTTTGCTTTACAGAAATACGAATTCCTGACAATTTACAAGCGGGTGATCTGCATAGATTAGCAGCTTTCACCTAAGATTCCAGTAGCAgccaagagaaattatttataccAGAAGTAGCATAAGCtgatcccaaattgaaaatgacGACCGGTATGAGCATCAGGAACAATTCactgaaaagaaaagcaaagggTGAAAACTCGGGATTCTAAATATAGATGCCCAACAAAAACACTAATGCCAAAAAGAAAGTTTACTCATGATTAATTTAATCAGTACAAGATTGGAACGCGATAAATAATTGTATAGATCCATGCCAAAAAGCCATAATGACCAATTTAATTAGTACAAGATTGGAATGTAATGAAGAATAGTATAGAGTAAGGGAAAAAGGAATCACAAGCATAAAATTACATTGGGATTGTATTCGCTCCACCACACCACCAATATTGTGTCAAACTAATGACAaggataaatgataaatataaaactcaatgCTCCGACTTGGTAATTGCAAAATAAACGCAATATCATAAGACCCAGATAGTTAACATCACATAAAATCAGCTGCAAAAACGTATCTAAAAGGGAATAATTCCATTCAATTTCACACCTCAGAGGTATCCTACATGTTTTTAAGCATAGCGAGGAACTGAAACAGAGCAGAAATTGTTTGTTTAATCAAATTAATTCAATCGGCAAATActgtcttttttaacttttcctaATCTGATATTAATTCCATAATAGGTGACATGCCTGTTCATATAAGCGCCAAACACCGAATATTTTCTAAACTGTAAGCagcaaaaaattaatcaaagaaTGCATCTGATAGTACCTAAATTGTAAGCCTTACTCTCCACAAGAGAGGCAAATGAATGCCTTAAATTAGCATGATAGCaagatcaaaattttcaatatcatagatataaaaaaaatagtaatgcaACAATTAAACCCAGGTTTCACTTTTTCACGTGCAGATTTATCTCAGAAAATATAGGCCCCAGCACCTTTTAAGCCACACATCAATTCCTCAATAACTTGTAGACAATGAATTCCAATTAAATCCAGATATTGAATGTTAAACAGGATAAACTCAGTAACTGTTAAGAATCGAACAATTAATAAAGCTTAGGGAAAGTTTACTCACATCCTGCAAACTCTATCCAAGTTACAGATCACTATAATTGCGCCAAACTGCCCGAAATTCCTCACGGAATGTGTTCAAACGAGCTTTCAAATTAGGTGTTCGAAAACTTGCATGTGAGATGGcggctgagagagagagagagagagagagttaactACAACATATAGAAAACACTAAGGACAAAAgaagtgagatctattataGCATGCAACATACCAAGCAGTCCAATGGCAATAGCCCATAAGACGGTTAAGAGACCACAAGAAACAAACCAAAGGATGAAACTCACtgtcaaaaaaggaaaaaaacaatgaGTAAATGTTTAAAGAACTAATACAAGTCATAGAGAAAAGCCAATTTGAGTagacatttaattttattagtatttgattAAACATTAATACTGCTCTCAACACATGCAGGAAAAAATAATGATGCTCATAATTCAAATACCAGTAGAGAATATTGAAAGAAGCACCCAACGAGGCCGACCACAAATATATACTGCTCTTTTAGCTGATGGACGTCCACGAAGAACAGGCCTGGCAAGAACAAAAGAATTATTAAAGCAATGTTACCAAACAACTTGCAGGCACATAATAAGCATACACACGTACGTAAGAGGAGGCCTCATCTTTGCAGCCAAGTGTGGGGAGAACTGCCTTACTGATCTTGTTACCTTCTCACTAAAAGTACCTGCAAAGCTGTAGAAATAATCCTTAGTGAACATAAATGGGAAAATAACGTAATTGTAACTGATAAAGTATTACACAATCACATATCAGTACTGCTgtataaagagagaaaaaaaatcctagCATCAATATTTTTGCTTCATAAAATGGCCCTTTTGTTTTTACTCTCATTGACACcaatttaaagaagaaaaaacagcaTGCCCTTCCTCATCCCTTCATTTTCACAGGTCACAGATTTAGAAttaacaagagagagagagagtaggggGTAGGACTGCAGAAAACAACAGTAGGAAATATAGATTAGATTTGATCACATTTTTTTGGCATACATGGATAAAAAGCTTGAACTAATGGACATCAATTACTTCTTATTaagatattttcaaatctttgtCAAGACCCCTTTCTCCAATAGTATATACATCAGAAAACTCCCACTGGATTCGTAGCACAGAAAATACGTCAGGATGATTTCTTACTTGGTTTCATAAATAAATCAGAACTTCTTATAAAACAAAGGAGTAAATAACTAGTAAGTCTACCAAAATCAATATTTGCTAATTGCTTTGTGAAAATCCCAgcccattttttctttatacaCACGTCTTCTTTTGAGAAATCAGAGTGGCAAAAATGTGTTCCTAATATGAACAGAGGTCAATAAGGCCATGCACCAACTGTCTGGGTTCCTCCCAAGATCACCACTAGCACTACACCACTATTGAACCATGCACAACGTTCCAATTATATATGTGCAAAAACTCAAGTAGAATTTTAAGCTCCTATTCAAAAGTGGGTGAGCATGTGTGCCTGACAATTATCACCTCCAATAAACTAGGGTAATCATAAGATAAAATACCAAACTAAgatagtacaaaaaaaaaaaaaaaaactttataacacctcaagagagggaaaaaaggaCTCTCCAAGGCATTCTtaacgataaaaaaaattaaaaaaatatcacctATGCAAACCTCATTGATAAATACATAGCAGAAGCACAACACAGACACACAAGCTTGTATACAATGGCTTACCTGTCATTCAGAAAAGCAATGCTAAGTGCCGTCATAAAAGCAGCTACAAGAGCAACAGGCCTCCGAAGAAAACCCAATCCTACAATTCATTAGGCAGATATAAAAACACGTTtcacatatttataacaaaagAACGGAGATATTGAAGTCCTTATGTTTACTCACCAAGGATGACTATGATCAAAATGAAGTAGTTGGTTCGATAGCTGCAAACACATTTCATTTGAAGATAGAaatttagtaaaataaatatgcacGATTACATCACTTGCAATCTAACAAAGCTGAAACCCTCCACCCCAAACTGAGACTGATTACCTACAAAGCATGGTTGAGTTCCTTGTTCACTTTCCACATACCAAATGACACAAAAATATAGGGGTTTGAATTGTATAGCTCATGTAAAATCACACACTTGTATAATCATAAGATTTACAAAAATGAAGCAATCTCCAGCTCAAACTTCCTTCATGATGTATGTCATTTGCACTGTAACTAGAAATGGAAATAACAACCTTTACAGAGCGTTATACGACTGTTCCCCCAAATTCAGTTAGATGCTCATTTTCGGAAACCAACACTTGGGGCACAAGCAGGAATATTTATACGTTTACCAATATCCTTCTCATCGATTCCTCAGGAACCATAGAAATCGAAGGTTACGATGCAAACCCATAAAATTCACAACGAAAACTCGCAAAATAAAGCAGTACAACGCGGTAGCTCAGGCAAGAAAGAATAAGATAATAAACCAAGGGTATAATTGCGCTAAAAATTTGATAAGAGTCAAAAGGAATCGTATCGTACTAGTAGAGATTGCATTTGAGGCGGCTATTCCATTTGGCGTAAGATCTGGGGACGGTGAATCTGGAGAAGAATTCGGAGAGAGGGCGCGGTGGCGAGGACCAGTCGACCTCGCGGAGGGCGTCGATGAGATCCTCCGCTGTTACGTTTCCCCAATCCATGGGTGTCTCAGAATTCTGCAGCGGAGCCCTAGAAAGAAAACCTTACTGAATACAGGGGACAAGAGAAGAGAGAACTACGCAAAAATGGTAGACACTAGACTGAGAGAGGGAACCGTAGTTGGAGGATGGTCGTATGTAGTATGATGGCAATAATTTGGAGACGAGACGGAAAGCGAGGAAGCTTCGAAGGAAGGAAACAAGGAAATGACTTTGAGAGGTTTTTAGCCAacctatatttttttcaagaaaaaggaATCAGTAACAAAACGCTCGGAAAATGTCTGAGCCCGGGTTCGAACCGGGGACCTCTAGTGTGTGAGACTAGCGTGATAACCAACTACACCACCCAGACGATTATGCTttgtttatttagttttatgaaATTCAAACTATATTTCTAATACACCTAACTTTTCTCCCTACACGATTTGtattcatgattttttattaggggtgtaaccggttcggtctgatccggtctggtccgatttTAGAGAAAATTTAGAAATCGATATGTatcagttttgtattttttaaaactaattacgTTCCAGTTACCcacctaaaccggtactttcggttCGATTCGGTCCcctttttcgattttttttaaatgtaaaaaatatatattaaaatgttatttcttatgataaaatattattaataatttaatatatatatattatgtctaaagcatatgatcaattaaattttcatctttaaaattaaacttttattttataaattataataacattatcttatatataattatattaataacatatgatcaaacaaattacaaatattcatatttaagattaatattttgtgttataatttgtaaattataatatgaaattatttcatatatgatatataattatatatattatatataaaaatttaatatataaatatatattatatataaaacttatatatataaatattttgtataatatataaatatatattatgtataaaacttatatatataaatattttgtataatatataaaattaatttatatatatattttccaaccgGTCCCGTTCAGTCCCGGAAACTACGGAACCGAAACCGAACCGgatccggccggttttcataatataggaaccagttctggactggaccggttcaaaaccaaaCCAACCAGTCCGATCTGGACCGATTTtccagtttaaatttacactcctaatttttacagttttaggtctcgtttgttttcacaacacatctcatctcatctcatctaattattataacttttctcaaatttatacaaaaaaataaaataaacaattcaattttttcaaatatcaaaacaataataatattaaaaaaatatattctaacaatattttatttaatttttaacttttatctcaaatcatctcatcgcAATGatttcatctacaaaaacaaacaaggtcTTAAAGTCTATAAATCTCTTCTAGTCCTTTAAAAGAATTGCATAACtctaaaattcacataaaaaaatttattttttaatagtggactccatatttttaatattttatagaaatggACCATGCTTCAAGTAACTTAATTCACCCACTACTTTAGTggaaaaagttttataatattaagaaaataataataaagagtaAAGTTATTAAATGCATCACTATTTCACAATcccattttattaatagttttttataaaaagttgtgTTATTAGTATTATGTCTCTCCTCTCTCGGTCCCTAGCTTCAAATTCCAATCCCTTGGATAGCCTCTCTCTTGTCCAACTTATAAAGACTCCCAATTGGTAGTAATTCTCATATTACTCAATAACTCAAAGAAATGAACCAAACTATATATT
This genomic interval from Juglans regia cultivar Chandler chromosome 3, Walnut 2.0, whole genome shotgun sequence contains the following:
- the LOC109017729 gene encoding patatin-like protein 2; this translates as MATTNVALQPSTFGKLITVLSIDGGGIRGVIPGTILSFLESELQKLDGEDARIADYFDVIAGTSTGGLVTAMLTSPNEKNRPLFAAKDIKDFYLNQCPKIFPQNSCPWFPHITKIMKALSGPKYDGKYLHSLVKEKLGSTRLHQTLTNIVIPTFDIKRLQPTVFSSYEVKRNPSSDALLSDICIATSAAPTYLPAHYFQTKDPAGKVRDFNLVDGGVAANNPALLAIGEVIKEVTKGNTDFLPMQPMDYGKFLVISLGTGSSKVENKFNAHEAAKWGILSWLTNGGSTPIVDIFTQASADMVDLHLSVVFKALQSEQSYLRIQDDKLTGDISSVDIATKKNLDDLVKVGEELLKEPVSRVNLETGLFERSGHETNEEALRRFAKILSQERQLRHAKSPNGHAANSK
- the LOC109006094 gene encoding PRA1 family protein A1-like; the encoded protein is MDWGNVTAEDLIDALREVDWSSPPRPLSEFFSRFTVPRSYAKWNSRLKCNLYYYRTNYFILIIVILGLGFLRRPVALVAAFMTALSIAFLNDSFAGTFSEKVTRSVRQFSPHLAAKMRPPLTPVLRGRPSAKRAVYICGRPRWVLLSIFSTVSFILWFVSCGLLTVLWAIAIGLLAAISHASFRTPNLKARLNTFREEFRAVWRNYSDL